In the Methylophilus sp. 5 genome, one interval contains:
- a CDS encoding lipopolysaccharide biosynthesis protein has protein sequence MSVVSNVKWVAVSQAARIFSQLANIFVLARILPPSDYGLMAMATIVTNLALLIRDQGTSAAIIQKEGLEHSTINTVFWFNILVGFMIAVIIMVSSPLIASYFKHAELITILVVLALVFPISSSSISHQALLERESKFRKLAFIELVASIVAMVIAVIAALNGAGVYSLVLQAILMALISSTLIWVNSDWRPKGKPTVVELKAILPFTGHMTAFQLITYFFRNADSMIVGRLLGVVSLGVYSMAYRVMLLPVQNITWAASRALFPVMSRQQNALDEMGRLYLQTLGFISFLTAPLMAGIFSVREVFVEVAFGQQWLQVAGVLAWLTSVGFMQSISSTTGTVFMAQGKTRLLMWVSLFNAGLHLCAFWIGANQGVDGVAEWYFYASFISGILSLKIAGKLVNCSGLQMLDACLRPVAISIVMCAVVRAVYWHTLGLWWNNVAALIGLTMLGMTIYFAAYYLFLRETFNSYLSKLLKNKAA, from the coding sequence ATGTCAGTAGTATCAAATGTCAAATGGGTTGCAGTTTCACAAGCGGCAAGAATCTTTTCACAGTTAGCCAACATCTTCGTCCTTGCCAGGATACTGCCTCCAAGTGATTATGGCTTGATGGCCATGGCAACGATTGTCACTAACCTCGCATTACTGATCAGAGATCAGGGCACGTCCGCAGCCATTATTCAAAAAGAGGGATTGGAACACAGTACGATCAATACGGTTTTCTGGTTCAATATCCTGGTTGGCTTTATGATTGCGGTCATTATCATGGTCAGTTCGCCTTTGATCGCAAGTTATTTTAAACATGCTGAACTGATTACTATTTTAGTGGTGCTGGCACTGGTATTTCCCATTTCAAGTTCGTCAATATCGCACCAGGCATTACTTGAGCGCGAATCTAAATTCAGGAAACTCGCTTTTATTGAGTTAGTTGCCTCTATCGTGGCCATGGTGATTGCCGTCATTGCTGCGCTGAATGGCGCGGGTGTTTATAGCCTGGTATTACAAGCAATATTGATGGCGTTAATCTCTTCAACCCTGATTTGGGTGAACTCCGACTGGCGCCCGAAAGGGAAACCTACCGTAGTTGAGTTAAAAGCTATTTTGCCGTTCACCGGCCATATGACGGCATTTCAATTAATTACTTATTTTTTTAGAAACGCAGACAGCATGATCGTTGGCCGATTGTTGGGTGTTGTGTCACTTGGTGTTTATTCCATGGCTTACAGAGTGATGCTGTTACCAGTGCAAAATATCACTTGGGCTGCTTCTCGCGCCTTGTTTCCTGTGATGAGCCGTCAGCAGAATGCACTCGACGAAATGGGCAGACTTTATTTGCAGACACTGGGATTCATTTCGTTTCTCACCGCCCCATTAATGGCAGGTATATTCTCGGTACGAGAAGTGTTCGTCGAAGTGGCTTTTGGCCAACAATGGTTACAAGTCGCTGGTGTGCTGGCATGGTTGACATCTGTAGGCTTTATGCAGTCAATATCGAGCACCACAGGCACTGTTTTTATGGCGCAAGGTAAAACTAGACTACTGATGTGGGTTTCTTTGTTCAATGCCGGGCTACATCTTTGTGCATTTTGGATAGGAGCCAACCAAGGTGTCGATGGCGTTGCCGAGTGGTACTTTTATGCCAGTTTTATTTCCGGCATCTTGTCACTGAAAATAGCAGGCAAACTGGTTAATTGCAGTGGGTTGCAAATGCTTGATGCTTGCTTACGTCCGGTGGCTATCTCGATTGTCATGTGCGCGGTTGTCAGGGCAGTCTACTGGCACACGCTTGGCTTGTGGTGGAACAATGTGGCCGCCCTGATAGGGCTCACCATGCTGGGCATGACCATTTACTTTGCAGCCTACTACCTATTTCTACGCGAAACTTTTAATAGTTATTTGTCGAAACTATTAAAAAACAAGGCTGCTTGA
- a CDS encoding exosortase C-terminal domain/associated protein EpsI → MKELYLKLPSVTFATGLQLLLLSIVFLGLATMLKPHEHYAKSESNFEKNIPRVINGWVEVRQSTPQVSMVSDEKSLINQLYDDTLMRTYADGDGHQVMVALAYAREQRQDVKIHQPDICYPAQGYQMQRTETVVFDALQRDDSAQVTGKRQLYYGQNHLEAVSYWIRVGDRTLTSGFQMRLKIIEDGLLKRRLDDGILVRVSSVIPDESKQAEAYALQEKFLKEFVETVEHEMPGLLVPNSLKS, encoded by the coding sequence ATGAAAGAATTATACTTAAAACTGCCCTCAGTAACATTTGCAACAGGCTTACAGCTATTGTTGTTGAGTATTGTTTTTTTGGGACTGGCCACCATGCTCAAGCCGCACGAGCATTATGCAAAGTCAGAAAGCAACTTCGAGAAAAATATCCCCAGAGTCATTAATGGATGGGTAGAGGTGCGGCAGTCGACACCGCAGGTCAGTATGGTCAGTGATGAAAAAAGCCTCATAAATCAGCTGTATGATGACACCCTGATGAGGACATATGCTGACGGCGATGGTCACCAGGTAATGGTTGCGCTCGCATATGCCAGGGAGCAACGTCAGGATGTGAAAATTCATCAACCCGATATCTGTTATCCAGCACAGGGTTATCAAATGCAAAGAACAGAGACTGTTGTATTTGATGCATTACAACGTGACGATAGTGCGCAGGTGACAGGTAAACGACAGCTTTATTATGGCCAAAATCACCTAGAGGCAGTGAGCTACTGGATACGCGTAGGTGACCGTACCTTGACTTCCGGCTTCCAAATGCGTTTAAAAATCATAGAAGATGGATTGCTTAAGCGGCGCTTGGATGATGGCATACTGGTGCGGGTTTCATCCGTCATTCCGGATGAAAGTAAGCAGGCAGAGGCATATGCTTTACAAGAAAAATTTCTTAAGGAGTTTGTTGAGACTGTTGAACATGAGATGCCTGGACTACTCGTCCCTAACTCGTTGAAGTCGTAA
- the xrtB gene encoding exosortase B gives MSASLVSTTPGSNQKLYGYIAILLSILVLFTPVFHDLFVTVWNTDTQSHGPIVLGIGIWFFYFKTKQILEKPQTFKPLPAVGWPLIIFGACLYLVGYSQSVYIISILSLVFILCGLICIIFGAKIALKYWFALFFFIFLIPWPTSVIDTLTQPMKIAVSFAADHLLYALDYPIARSGVILQIGQYKLLVADACAGLNSLFTLEAIGLLYINVINHQAFWRNVLLAVLIVPVSFISNVLRVCTLALITYHMGDEAGQGFLHNFSGMVLFLTALILIIVIDSLIQKIAEKFNIKSLLSQE, from the coding sequence ATGTCAGCTTCACTAGTCTCAACCACGCCAGGATCAAATCAAAAGCTTTATGGCTATATCGCTATATTGCTATCCATTCTGGTCCTGTTTACACCGGTATTCCATGATCTCTTCGTCACGGTCTGGAATACCGACACCCAATCACATGGCCCCATTGTTTTAGGGATAGGCATCTGGTTTTTCTACTTTAAAACCAAGCAAATCCTGGAAAAGCCGCAAACATTTAAGCCGCTCCCTGCCGTTGGTTGGCCGCTTATTATATTCGGCGCCTGCTTATACCTGGTAGGCTATTCGCAGAGTGTTTACATCATCTCCATTCTGTCGTTAGTCTTTATACTATGCGGCCTGATATGCATTATTTTTGGCGCTAAAATAGCACTCAAATATTGGTTTGCCTTGTTCTTTTTCATATTTCTTATTCCTTGGCCAACATCGGTGATTGATACACTGACGCAGCCAATGAAAATTGCAGTGTCATTTGCTGCAGACCACCTGTTATACGCACTCGACTATCCAATTGCGCGCTCTGGCGTGATTCTGCAAATTGGCCAATATAAATTACTGGTCGCGGATGCCTGTGCAGGCCTGAACTCCTTGTTTACCTTGGAAGCAATAGGTTTGCTATACATTAATGTGATTAATCACCAGGCTTTCTGGCGCAATGTGCTGCTTGCCGTGCTTATCGTGCCAGTCTCTTTCATTTCAAATGTGTTGAGAGTTTGTACGCTGGCATTAATTACGTACCACATGGGTGATGAAGCAGGGCAGGGCTTCTTGCATAACTTCTCAGGGATGGTACTTTTTCTGACGGCACTCATTTTGATTATCGTGATTGACTCATTGATTCAAAAAATTGCCGAAAAATTTAATATTAAGAGCTTGCTGAGCCAAGAATAG
- the epsG gene encoding chain length determinant protein tyrosine kinase EpsG, with product MNIIETENKAPLKTVSSSIGHLLLDMGKITDKDAERILKFQKEKSMRFGEAALALGFVTMDDINQALSYQFDYPYITPEKASFNTGLIAAFDPFSKQVESLRSLRTQLILRWFERGFKTIAVSSAREADGASLLASNLAVVFSQLGERTLLIDANLRDPSQHKLFKLNNHQGLSDILVGRASTDVVVRIPSLLNLSILTAGATPPNPQELLNKEALNDLLSSFAEHYDVIIMDTSPLLQSSDAQIVAKKVGGVLISTLQNKTTLNDTQEAYEACRSLGIDVQIALNAG from the coding sequence ATGAATATTATTGAAACAGAGAACAAAGCGCCCTTGAAAACAGTTTCTTCCAGCATCGGTCACCTGCTGCTTGATATGGGGAAAATTACCGACAAAGACGCTGAGCGTATTCTTAAGTTTCAGAAAGAAAAGTCCATGCGTTTTGGCGAAGCCGCCTTGGCACTTGGCTTCGTCACCATGGATGATATCAACCAGGCTTTGTCTTACCAGTTTGATTATCCTTACATTACACCAGAAAAAGCTTCGTTTAATACCGGCCTCATTGCCGCATTTGATCCATTTTCAAAGCAAGTCGAATCGCTACGCTCATTACGCACCCAGCTTATTTTGCGCTGGTTTGAGCGAGGTTTTAAAACGATTGCAGTGTCATCTGCTAGAGAAGCTGATGGTGCCAGTTTGCTTGCATCCAATTTGGCGGTTGTTTTCTCACAGTTAGGCGAACGCACACTGTTAATAGATGCAAACTTGCGCGACCCCTCACAGCACAAACTCTTCAAGCTGAATAATCATCAGGGCCTCTCTGATATTCTTGTTGGTCGAGCATCGACTGATGTTGTAGTCAGAATCCCATCATTATTAAACTTGAGTATTCTGACTGCAGGCGCAACACCGCCTAACCCACAAGAGCTGCTCAACAAAGAGGCATTGAACGACCTGCTCAGTAGTTTTGCAGAACACTACGATGTGATCATTATGGATACTTCTCCATTACTGCAGTCATCTGATGCGCAAATCGTCGCCAAAAAAGTAGGTGGCGTGCTTATTTCAACGCTGCAAAATAAAACAACATTAAACGACACTCAAGAAGCATATGAAGCCTGTCGTAGCTTGGGCATTGATGTTCAAATAGCGTTGAACGCAGGCTAG
- the epsF gene encoding chain length determinant protein EpsF, producing the protein MNLSQLVLVLKARYKMILLVSVITLLTASLVSLLFPKSYKAATTIILNYKGVDPVTGMAMPAQLMPGYMATQVDIIQSKNVTLDVIKRLHLAEVKSLQQQFSEATEGKQADINQWLADLLQQKLMILPSKESSVISIGYKGVDPVFAATMANAFAESYINLSLKLKIDPAIKASHYLSEQTKVLRENVQQAQNKLSEYQQKHGLTSIQEAYDVETSKLRDLSSQYSLMQSASIDANSRRNDATKNMSDSPDVVQNPIVQNLRMNLSTAESKLAEMGQRYSKNHPMYIASEAEVNKLRSQLNTEIDRTVVSLSNSASINSQRLGDVKFQLEKQKQKVLELNRSRSDLLIFEKEVQIAQNALEAVNNRFSQTALEGQSNQGDISVLETAVPPLEPSNPSLLLIAPFSLIIGALLGCLFALLAEMLDRRIRSKDDILALGEIPVFEYSIKPV; encoded by the coding sequence ATGAACTTATCTCAGTTAGTGCTGGTTTTAAAGGCACGTTACAAAATGATTTTACTGGTGTCTGTCATTACTTTACTGACAGCCAGTTTGGTGAGCCTGTTATTTCCTAAAAGTTACAAGGCGGCAACAACAATTATTCTAAATTACAAAGGTGTTGATCCCGTTACTGGTATGGCAATGCCTGCGCAGTTAATGCCAGGCTATATGGCGACTCAAGTAGATATTATCCAAAGTAAAAATGTGACTTTGGATGTGATTAAGCGTTTGCATTTAGCAGAAGTAAAGTCATTGCAGCAGCAGTTTTCTGAGGCGACAGAAGGTAAACAGGCTGATATCAATCAATGGCTTGCTGATTTGTTGCAACAAAAATTGATGATTTTGCCTTCCAAAGAAAGTAGTGTGATCAGCATCGGCTATAAAGGGGTTGATCCTGTATTTGCAGCAACGATGGCGAATGCGTTTGCTGAGTCTTATATTAATTTAAGCTTGAAGTTGAAAATCGACCCTGCTATTAAAGCATCTCATTACTTGTCAGAACAAACCAAGGTATTGCGTGAGAATGTGCAACAGGCCCAGAACAAACTATCTGAATATCAGCAAAAACATGGCTTAACCAGTATTCAGGAAGCCTACGATGTAGAAACCTCAAAGTTAAGAGACTTATCGTCACAATATAGTTTGATGCAGTCTGCTTCTATTGATGCAAACTCACGCCGTAATGATGCTACAAAAAACATGAGTGACTCTCCTGATGTCGTTCAAAACCCGATTGTCCAGAACTTACGCATGAATCTGTCGACAGCTGAGTCTAAGTTGGCTGAAATGGGCCAACGCTATAGTAAAAATCACCCAATGTATATCGCCTCAGAAGCAGAGGTGAATAAGTTAAGAAGTCAGCTCAACACTGAAATTGATCGCACTGTTGTAAGCTTGAGTAATAGTGCAAGCATCAACTCCCAACGGTTGGGCGACGTTAAGTTTCAGCTTGAAAAGCAAAAGCAGAAGGTGCTTGAACTGAATCGTTCAAGATCAGACTTGTTGATTTTTGAAAAAGAAGTACAAATTGCCCAAAACGCGCTTGAGGCTGTGAATAACCGCTTTAGCCAAACGGCATTAGAAGGTCAGTCAAACCAAGGTGACATTTCTGTCCTTGAAACAGCGGTGCCGCCATTGGAGCCAAGCAACCCGAGCCTACTTCTGATCGCCCCTTTTTCGTTGATCATTGGTGCCTTGCTAGGTTGTCTGTTTGCCCTGCTTGCAGAAATGTTGGATCGCCGTATCCGTAGCAAGGATGATATTCTTGCCCTAGGTGAGATTCCAGTGTTTGAATATAGTATCAAGCCAGTCTAA
- a CDS encoding SLBB domain-containing protein has product MMNLKNYFLITFLFLFSVIAHADYTLGAGDYVKVVVYGDAELTRETRVSEDGVLTMPLIGEVKVGGLTTIESEKRIAEQLKRGGYIANPQVSVLVLEFMSKSVSVLGGVPKPGRYPVTRPTDVKDILAEAGGLVPDASEIITVVRGDKRSEYDLNEVIERRNVNDQDVRLTGGETIYVSTRDVAVAGQVLRPGKYGIQGGTRKISDFVALAGGATENAGETLFFTSARSGTPVTQEVNIDELFRSPSNSANKELLPGDVVYVPKAPQVYVYGEVQRPGMYKIDKNMTVMQAIAKSGGLTVRGTQRSVKLHRKNAEGATVKQSPELTATLQDEDVLFIEESLL; this is encoded by the coding sequence ATGATGAATTTAAAAAATTATTTTCTTATTACATTTTTGTTTTTATTTAGTGTAATAGCCCATGCGGACTATACCTTAGGTGCCGGTGACTATGTCAAAGTAGTCGTCTATGGTGATGCCGAGTTGACGCGAGAAACGCGAGTGTCAGAAGACGGTGTACTCACTATGCCATTGATCGGTGAAGTTAAAGTTGGTGGTTTGACGACCATTGAGAGTGAGAAGCGTATTGCAGAACAGTTGAAGCGCGGCGGTTATATTGCCAATCCACAAGTGTCTGTATTAGTGCTCGAGTTTATGAGCAAGTCGGTTTCTGTATTAGGCGGTGTACCTAAGCCTGGACGTTACCCGGTGACCAGGCCAACGGATGTGAAAGATATTCTTGCAGAAGCAGGTGGCTTGGTGCCTGATGCCTCTGAAATCATTACTGTCGTACGGGGTGACAAGCGTAGTGAGTATGACTTGAATGAAGTGATTGAGCGTCGTAACGTTAATGATCAAGACGTACGCTTAACAGGCGGTGAAACCATCTACGTAAGCACGCGTGATGTTGCAGTGGCTGGGCAGGTCTTACGCCCTGGTAAATATGGTATTCAAGGCGGCACGCGTAAAATTAGCGACTTTGTTGCACTGGCAGGTGGGGCTACTGAAAATGCGGGAGAAACATTGTTCTTTACCTCTGCGCGCTCTGGTACACCAGTCACGCAAGAAGTTAATATTGATGAACTCTTTAGATCGCCATCGAACTCTGCAAACAAAGAGTTGTTGCCAGGTGACGTGGTTTACGTTCCAAAAGCACCTCAAGTATATGTCTATGGCGAGGTTCAGCGCCCTGGGATGTACAAGATTGATAAAAACATGACCGTCATGCAGGCGATTGCAAAGTCAGGTGGCTTAACTGTTCGTGGTACACAACGCTCAGTAAAGTTACATAGAAAAAATGCTGAAGGTGCCACTGTGAAGCAATCTCCGGAGCTGACCGCGACTTTACAAGATGAAGACGTGTTGTTTATTGAAGAAAGTCTGTTGTAA
- a CDS encoding EpsD family peptidyl-prolyl cis-trans isomerase, translated as MKNIIINFCLLILAGCSGQSNTDAASSVLAKVNGDEVYAYALHSELQASQQNADDPSVVKNVLTGLIDRQLLVQEALKLDLERAPEVIQAIESAKAKIYAQAYLAKKIAKLPSATESDINQFIESHPDKFKHRKVFKMQDVVFSNEQSLVDLQRVEKEVLTLGDLQAILSAKGIHFETGSSQFFTDRLPEHVLNKIKSMKKGDLLFLHSNHNIIVKSIDDIIEQPMPDKSAHLLAARLLSQQQQQEFVTQEIARLKALANIQVLDSELNGQPQAANH; from the coding sequence ATGAAAAATATAATTATAAATTTCTGTCTTTTGATATTGGCTGGGTGCAGTGGGCAAAGTAACACGGATGCTGCGTCTTCAGTGTTAGCTAAAGTGAATGGTGATGAGGTTTATGCTTATGCTTTGCATAGTGAATTACAAGCTTCACAACAAAATGCAGATGACCCATCGGTAGTCAAAAACGTATTGACTGGTTTAATTGATCGTCAGTTGCTGGTGCAAGAAGCACTCAAATTAGACTTGGAAAGAGCACCTGAGGTCATTCAGGCAATTGAGTCTGCTAAAGCCAAGATTTATGCGCAAGCTTATCTCGCTAAAAAGATTGCAAAGCTGCCATCAGCCACTGAAAGTGATATTAATCAGTTTATTGAGTCTCATCCTGATAAGTTCAAGCACCGTAAAGTATTCAAAATGCAAGATGTCGTTTTTTCAAATGAGCAATCCTTAGTTGATTTGCAACGTGTTGAAAAAGAAGTTTTAACATTAGGCGACTTGCAAGCTATTTTAAGCGCCAAAGGTATCCATTTTGAAACAGGTAGCAGCCAGTTCTTTACAGACAGACTACCTGAGCACGTGTTAAATAAAATCAAGTCTATGAAAAAAGGAGATTTACTTTTTTTACATAGCAATCACAACATTATCGTAAAGTCGATAGATGATATTATTGAGCAGCCTATGCCAGATAAAAGTGCACATTTGCTGGCTGCTCGATTGTTAAGCCAGCAGCAACAGCAGGAATTTGTTACGCAGGAAATTGCCAGATTAAAGGCTTTGGCAAATATACAAGTTTTGGACTCGGAATTGAACGGGCAGCCGCAAGCGGCTAATCATTAG
- the epsL gene encoding XrtB/PEP-CTERM-associated polysaccharide biosynthesis outer membrane protein EpsL has product MSSRKQSPKVNIQRPIRCWLALTLSALPFCVMADELDTIQFNAAINKTYDDNIFRQNSNAISDVITITTLGFRVDKSYSLQRFTLDASYTDFKYNRTDFLDYDAKNYNAAWLWSLTPNLTGKITSEQSQVLNDFRDFANPIQNIRTSKIQRFRAEYSPHQVWTVIGGVTYTDVTNSQQFNAQADFSAFAFDYGAKYRFSSGSSLAFLGHNRRGEYSGRPVSAIFDNGYDETEFEIDAVLKASGKSSLSAKLAYIQREYDHLTLRDYQSFIGYVNYDWFITGKMMANFNLSRTVYPFEQANSTYSSTDTLKSELIYNISDKVQASVNARLSDRDFDGRGQFGTIGRTDKEKGFGGSLKWSPIKNVSLSVNTGKSYRNSTLSQFDFDDTLTSVNLDLKI; this is encoded by the coding sequence ATGTCATCTCGCAAGCAATCCCCTAAAGTAAATATTCAACGACCCATACGCTGTTGGCTTGCGTTAACACTCAGTGCTTTGCCATTTTGTGTGATGGCCGATGAGTTGGATACGATACAGTTTAACGCTGCGATCAATAAGACATACGATGACAATATTTTTCGTCAGAATAGTAATGCGATTTCTGATGTGATCACAATTACGACGCTGGGCTTCAGAGTTGACAAAAGCTACTCTTTGCAACGTTTCACTTTAGATGCGTCTTACACAGACTTTAAGTATAACCGTACAGACTTTCTTGATTATGACGCCAAAAACTATAACGCGGCTTGGTTATGGTCACTGACGCCTAATCTGACCGGTAAAATTACTTCCGAGCAATCTCAGGTTTTAAATGACTTTAGAGATTTCGCCAATCCTATTCAAAACATTAGAACCTCAAAAATACAAAGATTCCGCGCAGAGTATTCACCTCATCAGGTTTGGACTGTCATTGGTGGCGTCACTTATACCGATGTAACGAATAGCCAACAATTTAATGCCCAGGCCGACTTTAGTGCATTTGCATTTGATTATGGCGCTAAATACCGGTTTTCATCTGGCTCCAGCCTAGCGTTTTTAGGCCATAATCGAAGGGGTGAATATAGTGGCAGGCCAGTGAGTGCTATATTTGACAACGGTTATGATGAGACTGAGTTTGAAATAGATGCGGTGTTGAAAGCGTCTGGTAAAAGTAGTTTGAGTGCTAAATTAGCGTATATTCAACGTGAGTATGATCATTTAACGCTACGTGATTACCAGTCGTTTATTGGTTATGTCAATTATGATTGGTTCATCACTGGCAAAATGATGGCCAACTTTAATCTTTCTCGTACCGTTTATCCTTTCGAGCAGGCGAATAGTACATACTCGTCTACAGATACGTTAAAAAGTGAACTTATCTACAATATCTCCGATAAAGTTCAAGCCAGTGTTAATGCCAGACTCTCTGATCGTGACTTTGATGGACGTGGTCAGTTTGGCACCATAGGGCGTACTGACAAAGAAAAAGGGTTTGGAGGTTCTCTAAAGTGGTCTCCGATTAAAAACGTATCACTTTCTGTAAATACAGGCAAATCATACCGTAATTCAACTTTATCGCAGTTTGACTTTGATGATACGCTCACCAGTGTTAATCTCGACCTGAAGATTTAA
- a CDS encoding undecaprenyl-phosphate glucose phosphotransferase, with the protein MWGIFIYFEDRIPISIFFTSILLFSVTFPSGAKIRLGFWKMARDVIFQWILLAGMVLIFARITGYITLYTPEIVYAWLIGTPIAQILALTALKELSPVFINLQGPIKNAVIIGLNEQGLAVANNLLADEYSRVSVLGFFEDRAPERAPQDHGFEILGALTDIPAYCKNHQIHTIYIALPMSSHPRILKLLDDLKDTTASIYFVPDIFVTDLIQGRVSDVNGIPVVSVCETPFTGVDGLIKRTADILFSLFVLILISPILIGVALGVKLTSPGPIIFKQRRYGLDGQEILVYKFRSMTVTEDGGTVTQATRNDQRITPLGAFLRKSSLDELPQFINVLQGRMSVVGPRPHAVAHNEEYRKLIKGYMVRHKVKPGITGWAQVNGFRGETDTLEKMEQRVHYDLEYLRNWSPRLDMLIVAKTAWLTVVGQDGAY; encoded by the coding sequence ATGTGGGGCATTTTTATTTATTTCGAAGATAGAATCCCTATCTCTATCTTTTTCACCTCTATCCTATTATTTTCAGTCACGTTTCCAAGTGGTGCCAAAATTCGTTTAGGCTTTTGGAAAATGGCGCGAGATGTCATTTTTCAGTGGATATTATTAGCGGGCATGGTGCTGATTTTTGCCCGCATTACTGGCTATATCACCTTGTATACACCAGAAATTGTTTACGCTTGGCTAATAGGTACGCCGATTGCACAAATTCTGGCATTAACTGCACTTAAAGAGCTTTCGCCTGTTTTTATCAACTTGCAAGGGCCTATCAAAAATGCAGTGATTATCGGCTTGAATGAACAAGGCTTGGCCGTGGCAAATAATTTGCTGGCCGATGAATATAGTCGTGTTTCTGTATTGGGTTTCTTTGAGGATCGCGCGCCGGAGCGTGCCCCACAAGACCATGGCTTTGAGATTTTGGGCGCACTGACGGATATTCCTGCCTACTGCAAAAATCATCAGATTCATACCATTTATATCGCATTGCCGATGTCTAGCCACCCTCGTATTTTAAAGTTGCTGGATGACCTGAAAGACACCACGGCTTCTATTTATTTTGTGCCGGATATTTTTGTGACCGACCTGATTCAAGGCCGTGTTTCTGATGTGAATGGCATCCCGGTGGTTTCGGTCTGCGAAACGCCTTTTACTGGCGTAGATGGCCTGATTAAACGTACCGCTGATATTTTGTTCTCATTGTTTGTGCTGATCTTGATTTCACCTATTTTGATCGGGGTTGCCTTGGGGGTTAAACTCACCTCCCCTGGCCCGATTATCTTTAAGCAGCGTCGCTATGGGTTAGATGGTCAAGAAATTCTGGTCTATAAGTTTCGCTCGATGACAGTGACTGAAGATGGTGGCACTGTGACGCAGGCAACCAGAAATGATCAGCGTATTACACCATTGGGCGCCTTTTTGCGTAAATCGTCACTGGACGAGCTGCCACAATTTATTAATGTGTTGCAAGGCCGCATGAGCGTGGTGGGCCCGCGTCCGCATGCTGTCGCGCACAATGAAGAGTATCGTAAGCTGATTAAAGGCTACATGGTGCGTCATAAGGTTAAACCTGGCATTACTGGCTGGGCGCAAGTCAACGGGTTTCGTGGTGAAACAGACACCCTGGAAAAAATGGAGCAGCGTGTGCATTATGACCTGGAATATCTGCGCAACTGGAGTCCACGTTTAGATATGCTGATTGTGGCTAAAACGGCCTGGTTAACGGTGGTTGGTCAAGATGGCGCTTACTAG
- the miaA gene encoding tRNA (adenosine(37)-N6)-dimethylallyltransferase MiaA — translation MSINSHAGLPPAIFLMGPTASGKTAATMALAQRFPVDIISVDSALVYRGMDIGTAKPDAETLRQAPHHLIDLISPLEQYSAAQFSKDALALMHTATANGHIPVLVGGTMLYFNALQHGLSDLPEADTAIRAQIEAEANALGWPAMHAQLASIDPAVAAKIHTTDSQRIERALEVYRISGKSMSTLRAQSQKVSLPFNILKLALMPSERSVLHQRIAERFQLMLKHGFINEVKSLLVEYPQLTVDSPSMRCVGYRQALQYLNGDIDLATLGEHGVYATRQLAKRQLTWLRGMSDVHVLDCLRADWGDEALTQIQQHTQL, via the coding sequence ATGAGTATCAATAGTCATGCTGGCTTGCCGCCAGCAATCTTCTTAATGGGCCCCACCGCCAGCGGAAAAACCGCAGCGACCATGGCATTAGCGCAACGTTTTCCGGTCGACATTATCAGTGTCGATTCAGCGCTGGTGTATCGCGGCATGGATATAGGCACCGCCAAACCAGATGCTGAAACCTTGCGCCAGGCACCGCATCATTTAATCGACCTCATTTCGCCGCTGGAGCAATACTCAGCGGCACAGTTCTCTAAAGATGCGTTGGCGCTGATGCATACCGCGACGGCTAACGGCCACATCCCGGTGCTGGTGGGTGGCACCATGCTGTACTTCAATGCTTTGCAGCATGGCCTGAGCGATTTACCAGAAGCCGATACCGCCATCCGCGCCCAAATTGAAGCAGAGGCGAATGCATTAGGCTGGCCAGCCATGCATGCCCAATTGGCCAGCATTGACCCGGCAGTTGCCGCCAAGATACACACCACCGACTCACAACGCATTGAGCGCGCATTAGAGGTTTACCGCATCAGCGGCAAATCCATGAGCACATTGCGTGCACAATCGCAAAAAGTCTCGCTACCATTTAATATTCTTAAACTTGCCCTCATGCCAAGTGAACGCAGTGTCTTGCATCAACGCATTGCCGAGCGCTTTCAACTCATGCTCAAGCACGGCTTTATCAATGAAGTAAAAAGCCTATTGGTTGAATATCCGCAATTGACTGTAGATAGCCCCAGTATGCGCTGTGTCGGCTACCGCCAGGCCCTGCAATATTTAAATGGCGACATTGACTTAGCTACCTTGGGTGAGCATGGCGTCTATGCTACCCGCCAACTTGCCAAACGCCAGCTCACCTGGCTGCGCGGCATGTCAGATGTGCATGTGCTTGATTGCTTGCGAGCGGATTGGGGCGATGAGGCACTCACCCAGATTCAACAGCATACTCAGTTATAA